One region of Paenibacillus antri genomic DNA includes:
- a CDS encoding GntR family transcriptional regulator — protein MPLPIRISHDSAEPLYHQIASQMRSLIFSGQLPAGMLLPSIRELAVETECSVITIRRVYQELESEGLVRTKQGTGTFVSEVEANRKGQYQYEAVRDALKQALERIKMSGLGEREVRDVFEQALRDVFAPDAEEGTR, from the coding sequence ATGCCATTACCGATTCGCATATCGCATGACAGCGCCGAACCGCTGTATCATCAGATCGCGTCCCAGATGAGATCGCTTATCTTCAGCGGGCAGCTGCCGGCCGGGATGCTGCTTCCGTCCATTCGGGAGCTGGCGGTCGAGACGGAGTGCAGCGTCATTACGATTCGCAGGGTATACCAAGAGTTGGAGAGTGAGGGGCTCGTGAGAACGAAACAAGGGACCGGAACGTTCGTATCCGAGGTGGAAGCGAACCGTAAGGGGCAATATCAATACGAAGCGGTGCGCGACGCGCTGAAACAAGCGTTGGAACGGATCAAGATGTCGGGTCTCGGCGAACGGGAAGTCCGGGACGTGTTCGAGCAGGCGCTGCGAGACGTATTCGCTCCGGATGCGGAGGAGGGAACGAGATGA
- a CDS encoding ABC transporter ATP-binding protein, whose amino-acid sequence MKPVLELERFVKARGDFRLGPIDLAVEEGLIVALVGPNGSGKSTLFRSLMGLLHPDGGTLRVFGEAAYPANDIGTKSRIGFVGDSLTPADEGMTVLQWKQFVARWFKSWNEATWNRLSERLELEPKKKLKELSTGMTKRLEFALAVSHDPELLLLDEPSSGLDPFAWRIMMDEIRTFMDGGDRTVFVATHIMEEVRRLADLIVFLYKGRIVGVYEKDRLMDDWKTMWIGDGADRVRTLPGVVAVEEGRGAGGGTRFVTSDARRAEAELRALGIAPLETRAVELEDILWHLMETDKRKSGGV is encoded by the coding sequence ATGAAGCCGGTATTGGAGCTGGAGCGGTTCGTGAAAGCGCGGGGCGACTTCCGTCTGGGGCCGATCGATCTCGCCGTGGAGGAAGGGCTGATCGTCGCGCTGGTCGGGCCGAACGGCTCGGGCAAGAGCACGTTGTTCCGCTCGTTGATGGGGCTGCTGCATCCCGACGGGGGAACGCTCCGCGTCTTCGGCGAAGCCGCGTATCCCGCGAACGATATCGGCACGAAGAGCCGGATCGGCTTCGTCGGCGATTCGTTGACGCCCGCGGACGAGGGCATGACGGTGCTGCAATGGAAGCAGTTCGTCGCCCGGTGGTTTAAGAGCTGGAACGAAGCGACGTGGAACCGATTGAGCGAGCGGCTCGAGCTCGAGCCGAAGAAGAAGCTGAAGGAGCTGTCGACCGGCATGACGAAGCGGCTCGAGTTCGCGCTCGCGGTGTCGCACGACCCGGAGCTGCTGCTGCTCGACGAGCCGTCCTCCGGTCTCGATCCGTTCGCTTGGCGCATCATGATGGACGAAATCCGGACGTTCATGGACGGGGGAGACCGGACGGTGTTCGTCGCGACGCATATCATGGAAGAGGTGCGACGGCTGGCCGACTTGATCGTATTCTTGTACAAGGGGCGCATCGTCGGCGTATACGAGAAGGATCGGCTGATGGACGATTGGAAGACGATGTGGATCGGCGATGGCGCGGACCGCGTCCGGACGCTGCCCGGCGTCGTCGCGGTCGAGGAGGGCCGGGGCGCCGGCGGCGGCACGCGATTCGTCACGAGCGACGCGAGGCGCGCCGAAGCCGAGCTTCGCGCGCTCGGCATCGCTCCGCTGGAGACGCGGGCGGTCGAGCTCGAGGATATCCTATGGCATCTGATGGAAACCGATAAACGAAAGAGCGGAGGCGTGTAA
- a CDS encoding ABC transporter ATP-binding protein, whose product MRNLQLERVAKNFGAKRAVNGISFTAQQGEIFGLIGANGAGKTTTMRMVLGLIYPDEGKISYGGQPYSQAVKEQFGYLPEERGLYPKVKVSDQILYLAELRGMRRADADKALKSWLERFGVPENYGKKVEELSKGNQQKIQFIAAVIHNPHYLILDEAFSGLDPVNVELLKETIASLRDEGKTILFSSHRMEHVEELCRNVCVLDRSNAVLQGSLRDIKSRFPKERVMLTTERPMEGLERLEGVTAVKRLANGYDIRIADESAAGRVLRLAADTNTVTRFELMEPSLNDIFIKTIGGSGKHE is encoded by the coding sequence ATGCGGAATTTGCAATTAGAACGCGTAGCGAAAAACTTCGGCGCCAAACGCGCGGTGAACGGCATCTCGTTCACGGCGCAGCAAGGGGAAATCTTCGGCTTGATCGGGGCGAACGGCGCCGGGAAGACGACGACGATGCGCATGGTGCTGGGCCTCATCTATCCGGACGAAGGCAAGATCTCCTACGGCGGGCAGCCGTATTCCCAAGCGGTGAAGGAGCAGTTCGGCTACTTGCCGGAAGAGCGGGGGCTGTACCCGAAGGTGAAGGTGAGCGACCAGATTTTGTACCTCGCGGAGCTGCGCGGCATGCGCCGCGCCGATGCGGACAAAGCGCTGAAGTCTTGGCTGGAGCGGTTCGGCGTGCCGGAAAACTACGGCAAGAAGGTCGAAGAGCTGTCCAAGGGCAACCAGCAGAAAATACAGTTCATCGCGGCCGTCATCCATAACCCGCATTACCTCATTCTCGACGAAGCGTTCAGCGGTCTCGATCCGGTCAACGTCGAGCTGTTGAAGGAGACGATCGCGTCGCTCCGCGACGAAGGGAAGACGATCCTGTTCTCCAGCCATCGGATGGAGCACGTCGAGGAGCTGTGCCGGAACGTCTGCGTCTTGGATCGATCGAACGCCGTGCTGCAGGGCAGCCTGCGCGACATCAAGAGCCGATTCCCGAAGGAGCGCGTCATGCTGACGACGGAGCGCCCGATGGAGGGGCTCGAGCGCCTCGAAGGCGTGACGGCGGTCAAGCGGCTCGCGAACGGCTACGACATCCGAATCGCGGACGAGTCGGCGGCCGGACGGGTGCTTCGCCTCGCGGCGGACACGAACACGGTGACGCGGTTCGAGCTGATGGAGCCGTCGCTGAACGACATTTTCATTAAGACGATCGGGGGTTCCGGCAAACATGAATAA
- a CDS encoding ABC transporter permease yields MNKLGTVIRFTYGNAIKQKSFLISTLVFVLIVSILAHLPSIIASFGGDEGPKRVGVVEGGERYVSLLNEYYALSPEPAVEVVGVPNEEEAARLVEAKELSGYLKAGAEANVNGVPSFEYKSKDAIPQLMGDLSNGLHYVNQALARESMGLSEEQVAKLSAPVSIVPVQLTDAAEGKSESEIQLAYGLVYVLLFLLYMGVIGYGNTVATAITAEKSSRVMELLVSSSAPLTQMFGKIIGICLLGLTQIALFIVVGAANLTLSQGSNPLLTELNINLTDVDPMLFVYFIVFYLLGYLIYSAVFAAVGSLVSRTEEVGQVIMPVTLLIVAAFMVAMFGLTNPNTPFIVVMSFVPFFSPLVMFLRIGLADPAWWEIVLSIAISAAGVYAMGWLAAKIYRTGVLLYGKLPTWKELRKAMKAYDV; encoded by the coding sequence ATGAATAAATTAGGGACGGTTATCCGATTTACGTACGGCAACGCGATTAAACAGAAGTCGTTCCTGATTTCGACGCTCGTCTTCGTCCTCATCGTATCCATATTGGCGCATCTGCCGTCGATCATCGCGTCGTTCGGCGGGGACGAGGGGCCGAAGCGGGTCGGCGTCGTCGAAGGCGGAGAGCGGTACGTGTCGCTGCTTAACGAATATTACGCGCTGTCCCCGGAGCCGGCCGTGGAAGTCGTCGGCGTGCCGAACGAGGAGGAGGCGGCGAGGCTCGTCGAGGCGAAGGAGCTGTCTGGCTACCTGAAGGCCGGCGCCGAGGCGAACGTCAACGGCGTGCCGAGCTTCGAGTATAAGTCCAAAGACGCGATCCCGCAGCTGATGGGCGACTTATCGAACGGCCTGCACTACGTCAATCAAGCGCTCGCCCGGGAAAGCATGGGCCTCAGCGAAGAGCAGGTCGCCAAGCTGTCCGCGCCCGTGTCGATCGTGCCGGTGCAATTGACCGACGCGGCCGAGGGCAAGAGCGAGTCGGAAATCCAATTGGCATACGGACTCGTCTACGTCCTGCTGTTCCTGCTCTACATGGGCGTCATCGGGTACGGCAACACGGTCGCGACCGCGATCACGGCGGAGAAGAGCTCCCGCGTCATGGAGCTGCTCGTTTCGAGCTCCGCGCCGCTTACGCAGATGTTCGGCAAGATCATAGGCATCTGCCTGCTCGGCTTGACGCAAATCGCGTTGTTCATCGTCGTCGGCGCCGCGAACCTGACGCTCTCCCAAGGCAGCAACCCGCTGCTGACGGAGCTTAACATTAACCTGACCGATGTGGATCCGATGCTGTTCGTTTATTTCATCGTATTCTACTTACTCGGCTATTTGATCTACTCCGCCGTCTTCGCGGCGGTCGGCTCGCTCGTCAGCCGGACGGAAGAAGTCGGCCAAGTCATCATGCCGGTCACCTTGCTGATCGTCGCCGCCTTCATGGTCGCGATGTTCGGCCTGACGAACCCGAATACGCCGTTCATCGTCGTCATGTCGTTCGTGCCGTTCTTCTCGCCGCTCGTCATGTTCCTGCGCATCGGCCTCGCCGATCCGGCGTGGTGGGAGATCGTCCTCTCGATCGCGATATCCGCGGCAGGCGTCTACGCGATGGGCTGGCTCGCCGCGAAAATTTACCGCACCGGCGTCCTGCTCTACGGCAAGCTGCCGACTTGGAAGGAATTGCGCAAGGCGATGAAGGCGTACGACGTGTAA